Proteins encoded within one genomic window of Manis pentadactyla isolate mManPen7 chromosome 4, mManPen7.hap1, whole genome shotgun sequence:
- the LOC118913262 gene encoding neuferricin isoform X1, which yields MLRLGGRGLWLGLIAAAAAAAAMAAQLMGWWQPRVGFRLFIPEELARYRGGPGDPGLYLVLLGRVYDVSSGRKHYEPGAHYSGFSGRVIGRFYREDGLPTPELMQVEAVIAEDLEASKQDLKEKQKFPPCNAEWSSNKGSRFWCSQKSGGVSRDWIGVPRKLYKPGAKEPHCVCVRTAGSPSDQMLDNPTHRNRGDLDHPNLEEFVGCPRLATTCSFPLSAGALYTDDPQRTLPRT from the exons ATGCTGAGGCTGGGAGGGCGTGGGCTCTGGCTGGGCCTGatcgcggcggcggcggcggcggcggcaatGGCTGCACAGCTGATGGGCTGGTGGCAACCCCGCGTTGGCTTTCGCCTTTTCATACCCGAGGAGCTGGCCCGCTACCGCGGCGGCCCTGGGGATCCGGGCCTCTACTTGGTCTTGCTGGGCCGCGTCTACGATGTGTCCTCTGGCCGGAAGCACTACGAGCCTGGGGCCCACTATAGCGGCTTCTCAG GAAGGGTGATAGGAAGGTTCTACAGAGAGGATGGGCTGCCTACCCCAGAACTGATGCAGGTAGAAGCTGTGATTGCCGAAGACTTGGAGGCAAGTAAACAGGATCTGAAAGAGAAGCAGAAGTTTCCACCATGCAATGCTGAGTGGAGCTCAAACAAGGGCAGCCGGTTCTGGTGTTCCCAAAAGAG TGGAGGAGTAAGCAGAGACTGGATCGGCGTCCCCAGAAAGCTGTATAAACCTGGTGCCAAGGAGCCccactgcgtgtgtgtgagaaCTGCTGGTTCCCCTAGTGACCAGATGCTGGACAACCCTACACACAGAAATCGTGGGGACTTGGACCACCCCAACTTGGAGGAGTTTGTAGGCTGCCCACGCCTAGCCACCACATGCTCCTTCCCACTCTCAGCCGGTGCCCTGTACACTGATGACCCACAGAGAACCCTGCCTAGAACCTGA
- the LOC118913262 gene encoding neuferricin isoform X2, which produces MLTLQNWLSFYEKNYEFVGRVIGRFYREDGLPTPELMQVEAVIAEDLEASKQDLKEKQKFPPCNAEWSSNKGSRFWCSQKSGGVSRDWIGVPRKLYKPGAKEPHCVCVRTAGSPSDQMLDNPTHRNRGDLDHPNLEEFVGCPRLATTCSFPLSAGALYTDDPQRTLPRT; this is translated from the exons ATGCTGACACTTCAAAATTGGCTTTCATTCTATGAGAAGAATTATGAATTTGTTG GAAGGGTGATAGGAAGGTTCTACAGAGAGGATGGGCTGCCTACCCCAGAACTGATGCAGGTAGAAGCTGTGATTGCCGAAGACTTGGAGGCAAGTAAACAGGATCTGAAAGAGAAGCAGAAGTTTCCACCATGCAATGCTGAGTGGAGCTCAAACAAGGGCAGCCGGTTCTGGTGTTCCCAAAAGAG TGGAGGAGTAAGCAGAGACTGGATCGGCGTCCCCAGAAAGCTGTATAAACCTGGTGCCAAGGAGCCccactgcgtgtgtgtgagaaCTGCTGGTTCCCCTAGTGACCAGATGCTGGACAACCCTACACACAGAAATCGTGGGGACTTGGACCACCCCAACTTGGAGGAGTTTGTAGGCTGCCCACGCCTAGCCACCACATGCTCCTTCCCACTCTCAGCCGGTGCCCTGTACACTGATGACCCACAGAGAACCCTGCCTAGAACCTGA